In one Streptomyces sp. NBC_01241 genomic region, the following are encoded:
- a CDS encoding S8 family peptidase, whose protein sequence is MRNACVSTIATAAAVALAAGMTTPAVAQPGQVRPTGTKSLPRHQLTLITGDRVSVDAKGRVVGFQPAKGRAQIPVQRQDHGGHTFIIPSDARRLIGSGKLDRRLFDVTVLNRPEIRRSQQKGLRLIVGYQGAQSSSARADVRDAGGTAVGRTLKSLNAESVVTPKRDAGDIWHALTTKPQRSPQRTTAPGINRVWLDGVRKASLDKSVPQIGVPAVWKAGYTGKGVKIAVLDSGVDATHPDLKGQILATKNFSTSSDTKDRVGHGTHVSSIVAGTGAKSGGRFKGVAPDAKLIEGKVLDDDGYGDDSRILAGMEWAAAQGADIINLSLGGLDTPEIDPLEAAVNKLSADKGVLFAIAAGNEGDLGAGTVGSPGSAEAALTVGAVDDNDKLADFSSRGPRIGDSAIKPDVTAPGVDITAAAVPGSLIDREYGQKPAGYTTISGTSMATPHVAGAAALLKQQHPEWTYTELKGALTASTEPGAYTPFEQGSGRIAVDRAIAQTVVADPVSVNLGVQQWPHTDDTPVTKQVTYRNLGTTDVTLSLSVTGLGPKGKPAPAGFFTLGATEVTVPAGGTADVPLTADTRLGGTVDGSYSAYVVATGDGQTVRTAAAVEREIESYDVTLKAIGRNGGVPTNANADLSGLGDAVADVWLMPRITNGSVKLRVPKGLYSLNAEQVPGSGDVYRGADWFAQPKLNVTKNTTITFDARKTKPVSITLPAKGLKPGYVAGDYTIRDKNSWASFAYFVPDQKNFRTAHVGPKVTDRSLSQHWTGTWYNGASSEYDIVLGGPVTQLSDGYTRKLTAKQFAAVKVAMGTPGVSRKTGAIDAWGSLPDGSGSFPLQSVEQKLPGTRTVHVSTADKATWGFDFAQNGGHDAQGFPIVDSMYVLGAEQAFTGGKTYAKTVNAGVFGPRLAKGDGILRQGNELAAFVPLHADGKGHEGYMDYTSVKTVLYRNGKKFAENQDPLFGLEPFVLPAASADYKLTTSVRRSARIATLSSRIDASWTFKSKKAGFAKLPASTVRFTPNVTLDGKVTAGRTASVPVTVQGSAAGKNLKSLTVYVSYNAGKTWKKTTVKSGKISVKNPARGKSISYRANVTDKQGNKSSVSIYNAYFGK, encoded by the coding sequence GTGAGAAACGCGTGTGTTTCGACCATCGCCACGGCAGCCGCCGTGGCGCTCGCGGCCGGTATGACCACCCCAGCGGTGGCACAGCCGGGTCAGGTCCGGCCGACGGGGACGAAGTCCCTGCCCCGCCATCAGCTGACGCTCATCACCGGCGACCGCGTCTCGGTGGACGCCAAGGGCCGGGTCGTGGGCTTCCAGCCCGCGAAGGGGCGTGCGCAGATACCCGTACAGCGGCAGGACCACGGTGGTCACACCTTCATCATTCCGTCGGACGCCCGTCGGCTGATCGGCTCCGGCAAGCTCGACCGGAGGCTCTTCGACGTCACTGTGCTGAACCGTCCGGAGATACGCAGGTCCCAGCAGAAGGGCCTGCGGCTGATCGTCGGTTACCAGGGCGCACAGAGCTCGTCCGCCCGGGCCGATGTCAGGGATGCCGGCGGCACCGCGGTCGGCCGGACGCTGAAGTCCCTGAACGCCGAGTCGGTGGTCACGCCCAAGCGCGATGCCGGGGACATCTGGCATGCACTCACCACCAAACCGCAGCGCAGCCCCCAGCGCACCACGGCCCCGGGAATCAACCGGGTCTGGCTGGACGGCGTACGCAAGGCGAGCCTCGACAAGAGCGTGCCGCAGATCGGCGTGCCCGCCGTGTGGAAGGCCGGCTACACCGGCAAGGGCGTCAAGATCGCCGTCCTGGACAGCGGTGTGGACGCCACCCACCCGGACCTCAAGGGCCAGATCCTGGCGACGAAGAACTTCAGCACGTCGTCCGACACGAAGGACCGGGTCGGGCACGGTACGCATGTGTCCTCGATCGTGGCCGGTACGGGCGCCAAGTCCGGCGGGAGGTTCAAGGGCGTGGCGCCGGACGCCAAGCTGATCGAGGGCAAGGTGCTCGACGACGACGGCTACGGCGACGACTCCCGCATCCTGGCCGGCATGGAGTGGGCCGCCGCTCAGGGCGCCGACATCATCAACCTGAGCCTCGGCGGCCTGGACACCCCGGAGATCGACCCGCTCGAAGCGGCGGTCAACAAGCTGTCGGCCGACAAGGGCGTCCTGTTCGCCATCGCGGCGGGCAACGAGGGCGATCTCGGCGCCGGTACGGTCGGCTCGCCGGGCAGTGCGGAGGCCGCACTGACCGTGGGCGCGGTCGACGACAACGACAAGCTGGCCGACTTCTCCAGCCGCGGCCCGCGCATCGGCGACAGCGCGATCAAGCCCGATGTCACCGCCCCGGGCGTGGACATCACGGCAGCCGCGGTGCCGGGCTCGCTCATCGACCGGGAGTACGGCCAGAAGCCGGCCGGTTACACGACCATCTCCGGTACGTCGATGGCGACCCCGCACGTCGCGGGCGCGGCGGCGCTCCTCAAGCAGCAGCACCCGGAGTGGACGTACACCGAGCTCAAGGGGGCGCTCACGGCCTCGACGGAGCCGGGTGCGTACACCCCGTTCGAGCAGGGTTCGGGGCGGATCGCCGTCGACCGGGCGATCGCCCAGACCGTCGTCGCCGACCCCGTCTCGGTGAACCTCGGTGTGCAGCAGTGGCCGCACACCGATGACACCCCGGTCACCAAGCAGGTGACGTACCGCAACCTGGGAACGACGGACGTCACTCTCTCCCTGTCGGTGACGGGTCTCGGCCCGAAGGGCAAGCCCGCCCCGGCCGGTTTCTTCACCCTGGGCGCGACCGAGGTCACCGTCCCGGCGGGCGGCACGGCCGACGTGCCGCTGACGGCGGACACCCGGCTCGGTGGCACGGTGGACGGTTCGTACTCGGCCTACGTGGTGGCGACCGGTGATGGCCAGACCGTCCGCACGGCGGCCGCGGTGGAGCGCGAGATCGAGTCGTACGACGTGACGCTCAAGGCCATCGGCCGTAACGGCGGCGTACCCACGAACGCGAACGCCGATCTCTCCGGCCTCGGCGACGCCGTCGCCGACGTGTGGCTCATGCCCCGGATCACCAACGGTTCGGTGAAGCTCCGGGTCCCCAAGGGCCTGTACTCGCTCAACGCGGAGCAGGTGCCGGGCTCCGGTGACGTCTACCGGGGCGCCGACTGGTTCGCCCAGCCGAAGCTGAACGTCACCAAGAACACCACGATCACGTTCGACGCCCGCAAGACCAAGCCGGTGAGCATCACCCTGCCCGCGAAGGGGCTCAAGCCGGGCTACGTCGCAGGCGACTACACGATCCGCGACAAGAACAGCTGGGCGTCCTTCGCCTACTTCGTGCCGGACCAGAAGAACTTCCGGACGGCACACGTCGGCCCGAAGGTGACCGACCGTTCACTGTCCCAGCACTGGACGGGCACCTGGTACAACGGTGCGTCGAGCGAGTACGACATCGTGCTCGGCGGCCCGGTGACCCAGCTCTCGGACGGCTATACCCGCAAGCTGACGGCCAAGCAGTTCGCCGCGGTCAAGGTGGCCATGGGTACGCCCGGCGTGAGCCGTAAGACCGGTGCCATCGACGCGTGGGGCAGCCTCCCCGACGGAAGCGGGTCATTCCCCCTTCAGTCGGTGGAGCAGAAGCTCCCCGGCACCCGCACGGTCCATGTCTCCACCGCCGACAAGGCCACGTGGGGATTCGACTTCGCGCAGAACGGCGGTCACGACGCGCAGGGCTTCCCGATCGTCGACTCCATGTACGTGCTCGGTGCCGAGCAGGCGTTCACCGGCGGCAAGACATACGCGAAGACCGTGAACGCCGGTGTCTTCGGACCGCGGCTGGCCAAGGGCGACGGCATCCTGCGCCAGGGCAACGAACTGGCGGCCTTCGTCCCGCTGCACGCCGACGGCAAGGGCCACGAGGGCTACATGGACTACACCTCGGTGAAGACGGTCCTCTACCGCAACGGCAAGAAGTTCGCCGAGAACCAGGATCCGCTCTTCGGGCTGGAGCCGTTCGTCCTTCCGGCCGCCTCGGCGGACTACAAGCTGACGACCTCGGTCCGGCGCAGCGCCAGAATCGCCACCCTGTCCAGCCGTATCGACGCGAGCTGGACCTTCAAGTCCAAGAAGGCGGGCTTCGCGAAGCTCCCGGCATCCACGGTCCGCTTCACACCCAACGTGACGCTGGACGGCAAGGTGACGGCGGGCAGGACTGCCTCGGTGCCGGTGACGGTGCAGGGTTCGGCCGCCGGCAAGAACCTCAAGTCGCTGACCGTGTACGTCAGTTACAACGCCGGTAAGACCTGGAAGAAGACCACGGTCAAGTCGGGCAAGATCTCCGTGAAGAACCCGGCCAGGGGCAAGTCGATCTCCTACCGGGCCAATGTCACGGACAAGCAGGGCAACAAGTCCTCGGTGTCGATCTACAACGCGTACTTCGGCAAGTAG
- a CDS encoding STAS domain-containing protein, with translation MSFGRRAGLPGVEGRTSIVLVVTGRVTRATVPGLCAELESLLYDPGDVVREPDAGVDCDVGGVVQADLALVEAIARLGLIARRAGGRRLRLRNAPPELRALLDLVGLADMVDVECGTGAEAEAEAGGSGV, from the coding sequence ATGAGTTTCGGCCGCCGGGCCGGTCTCCCTGGTGTGGAAGGCAGGACCTCGATCGTTCTCGTCGTCACCGGCCGCGTCACGCGGGCCACGGTGCCGGGACTCTGTGCCGAGCTGGAGTCGCTGCTGTACGACCCCGGGGACGTCGTCCGCGAACCCGACGCCGGGGTGGACTGTGACGTGGGCGGGGTTGTACAGGCGGACCTGGCACTGGTCGAGGCGATAGCGCGACTGGGGCTGATCGCACGCCGGGCGGGCGGCAGACGGCTGCGGCTGCGCAACGCACCGCCCGAACTGCGGGCCCTGCTGGACCTGGTGGGGCTGGCCGACATGGTGGACGTCGAGTGCGGGACCGGGGCCGAAGCCGAAGCCGAAGCCGGGGGAAGCGGGGTCTGA
- a CDS encoding sigma-70 family RNA polymerase sigma factor translates to MSDLTATADIDSRLEGYRVELTGYCYRMLGSAFEAEDAVQDTLVRAWRSFEKFEGRSSLRSWLYRIATNVCLDMLNAGNKRARPVDLTGPTPLAQAALNPLPENTWLEPMPDGRILPTVADPAEAAVTRESVRLAFVAALQHLPPKQRAVLILREVLAWKASEVAELLDTSVASVNSALQRARATLSEHKGQDVDTANPLDEQQRKLLERYVAAFEGYDMAALTALLHEDAVMTMPPFDLWLQGYDDITGFMLSFGAGCAGSRLVATSANGTPAFAHYKPDPDGPGFVPWAVQVIDISEGSITGMHCFLDTPRWFPLFGLPDRLDDDAA, encoded by the coding sequence ATGAGTGATCTGACAGCGACGGCGGACATCGACAGCCGTCTGGAGGGATACCGGGTCGAGCTGACCGGCTACTGCTACCGGATGCTCGGTTCGGCCTTCGAGGCGGAGGACGCGGTCCAGGACACGCTGGTGCGTGCCTGGCGCAGCTTCGAGAAGTTCGAGGGGCGTTCCTCGCTGCGGTCCTGGCTGTACCGCATCGCCACCAACGTCTGTCTGGACATGCTGAACGCGGGCAACAAGCGGGCCCGTCCGGTCGATCTGACGGGCCCGACGCCGCTCGCGCAGGCGGCGCTCAACCCGCTGCCGGAGAACACCTGGCTGGAGCCGATGCCGGACGGACGGATCCTGCCCACGGTCGCGGACCCGGCGGAGGCCGCGGTGACGCGCGAGTCGGTGCGGCTCGCGTTCGTCGCCGCGTTGCAGCATCTGCCGCCCAAGCAGCGGGCCGTGCTGATCCTGCGCGAGGTGCTGGCCTGGAAGGCGAGCGAGGTCGCCGAGCTGCTCGACACCTCGGTCGCCTCGGTCAACAGCGCCCTCCAGCGGGCGCGCGCGACCCTCTCGGAACACAAGGGCCAGGACGTCGACACCGCGAATCCGCTCGACGAGCAGCAGCGCAAGCTCCTTGAGCGGTACGTGGCGGCCTTCGAGGGCTACGACATGGCGGCGCTGACCGCGCTGCTCCATGAGGACGCCGTGATGACGATGCCGCCGTTCGACCTCTGGCTCCAGGGGTACGACGACATCACCGGCTTCATGCTCTCCTTCGGCGCGGGCTGCGCGGGCTCCCGCCTGGTGGCGACGTCGGCGAACGGCACTCCGGCGTTCGCGCACTACAAGCCGGATCCGGACGGGCCCGGGTTCGTGCCGTGGGCGGTGCAGGTCATCGACATCTCGGAGGGCTCCATCACGGGGATGCACTGCTTCCTGGACACCCCGCGCTGGTTCCCGCTGTTCGGCCTGCCGGATCGCCTCGACGACGACGCGGCGTGA